A single genomic interval of Microbacterium sp. LWO14-1.2 harbors:
- a CDS encoding tyrosine-type recombinase/integrase, translated as MLNEAWVAEVTDFLAHQKAGGKPETTRRARRDHLYHLARRVDIASPWEVTGDDLITYTGMQEWARETRRSRRATFLAFWRWGVATGRVDKVVAEALPPVKASAARPRPAPDAVYREALLRAPARETLMLRLAAETGMRRSEVAQVHTRDLLDDLVGWSLVVHGKGDKERVVPLPGSLARMIQDAPDGYLFPGDWGPGHLSPAYVGKRIRNLMPDGWTMHTLRHRFGTRAYALRSDLLLVQELLGHASPSTTRRYVELDRKRMRSLVDELEAADVRYA; from the coding sequence ATGCTGAATGAGGCATGGGTCGCGGAGGTCACGGACTTCCTGGCGCACCAGAAAGCGGGCGGCAAGCCCGAGACGACACGGCGAGCGAGACGGGATCACCTGTATCACCTCGCTCGCCGAGTCGACATCGCGTCACCGTGGGAGGTCACCGGGGATGACCTCATCACCTACACAGGGATGCAGGAATGGGCGCGAGAGACGCGCCGGTCGCGCCGTGCGACGTTCCTGGCGTTCTGGCGCTGGGGAGTCGCCACGGGACGCGTTGACAAGGTGGTGGCCGAAGCGCTGCCCCCGGTGAAGGCGTCGGCGGCGCGACCGCGTCCCGCGCCGGATGCCGTCTACCGGGAAGCACTCTTGCGTGCACCGGCTCGCGAAACGCTCATGCTCCGGCTCGCCGCCGAAACGGGCATGCGCCGGTCTGAGGTCGCCCAAGTGCACACGCGCGATCTGCTGGACGACTTGGTCGGCTGGTCGCTGGTGGTGCACGGGAAGGGCGACAAGGAGCGCGTGGTGCCCCTGCCCGGCTCGCTCGCCCGGATGATTCAGGACGCGCCGGACGGCTACCTCTTCCCCGGCGACTGGGGACCCGGTCACCTGTCCCCCGCCTACGTCGGCAAGCGCATCCGCAACCTGATGCCGGACGGCTGGACGATGCACACGCTCCGCCATCGGTTCGGGACGCGGGCCTACGCGCTGCGGAGTGATCTGCTGCTCGTGCAGGAGCTACTTGGCCACGCGTCCCCGAGCACGACTAGGCGATATGTTGAGCTTGACCGCAAGCGCATGCGGTCACTCGTGGATGAACTGGAGGCCGCTGATGTCCGCTACGCCTGA
- a CDS encoding tail fiber domain-containing protein — translation MPLTPTPGADALAAGIALVPGTGFASDLDEYINRLADEVARRTMATLSVAKGGTGATTAAAARANLGVVLAALGSVEVGKVVSYDAAGRIPSNSPSGPADVATKGYVDAFWNAATLYLNNVVVQGQLYTPAATPVTAGYVAAYINNDGRVGKSPSARRFKKDISDHAYSVRDLLGIRLRTYRLRAAVFGEGWEDAPVEVGVIAEELIDAGLSEFVHFDANGEPETVHYERLALVAIGALQELATTVADLTARVEALEA, via the coding sequence ATGCCACTCACCCCGACCCCTGGAGCCGACGCACTCGCGGCGGGCATCGCTCTCGTACCGGGAACCGGCTTCGCGTCCGACCTGGACGAATACATCAACCGGCTCGCCGACGAAGTCGCGCGGCGGACCATGGCGACGCTGTCCGTCGCGAAGGGCGGGACGGGGGCTACGACCGCCGCAGCGGCACGCGCCAACCTCGGCGTGGTGCTCGCGGCCCTCGGGTCCGTGGAGGTCGGCAAAGTCGTCTCCTATGACGCGGCGGGCCGCATCCCGAGCAACTCGCCCTCTGGCCCCGCCGACGTCGCCACCAAGGGTTACGTAGATGCGTTCTGGAACGCGGCCACGCTCTACCTGAACAACGTCGTTGTGCAAGGGCAGCTGTACACGCCCGCTGCAACGCCGGTCACCGCCGGCTATGTCGCGGCCTACATCAACAACGACGGTCGGGTCGGTAAGTCGCCCTCTGCGCGACGGTTCAAGAAGGACATCAGCGACCACGCCTACTCCGTTCGCGACCTTCTCGGCATCCGGCTCCGGACCTACCGACTCCGGGCCGCTGTCTTCGGAGAGGGCTGGGAGGACGCGCCGGTCGAAGTGGGTGTGATCGCGGAAGAACTGATCGACGCGGGTCTCTCCGAGTTCGTCCACTTCGACGCGAACGGGGAACCGGAGACCGTCCATTACGAGCGCCTGGCGCTGGTCGCTATCGGAGCGCTGCAGGAACTCGCCACCACCGTCGCGGACCTTACTGCCCGAGTCGAAGCACTGGAGGCGTGA